GCCATGCAGCAGCCATCGCCATCAATAGGATTACGAGGCACGCCGTTGTTTTTGATTTATAAAAAATTATATTTGAATACATTATTTAAGTATTTGTTTTTACAATGCTTTGATTTGATACCGTAGTTGTTGGCGCAACTGCGGTTTTTTTGCTATTATTCTATCGTGATTTTTTCTCCATGCATTTCTATTTTGAGATTATTGGTTATATAGTTCAATTGTACAATGACCTGATCTAGCGTTGCTCCCTCAGGGATATGCAGCGTCACCTGCGTATCGAGTACTTCACGGTGAGCTACTTGTGATTTCACCCCAAACTTATACTCAAGCACCGCGAGCACTTCTTCTAAACTCACCTTGGTGAGGGCTAGGTCACGTTCAAACCACTGTGTGAGGACGGGGCTAGATATAGGCCTCATATCCAGATGTTGGGTAGATTTCGCAAAATAAGCTTCCTGATTGGGCAGCAGATTGACCGCTGCGGTAGCAGATGCCACACGCACCTTTCCAGTGCGAACACTGACCCTGTAGTGCTCTTGTTCCATCTCAATATTGAATGAAGTACCCAGCACCGTCGTCTCTATCGCTCCAGAGCGAATCACAAAAGGCTTGTCTGGATTTTTGGTCACATCAAAGAAAGCATTGCCTCTCTTCAAGGTAATCGCTCTGCTAGTCTCATTGTAATCCGATGTATAGCTCAGTGTAGAATGTGCCCCTAGGTAGATCATCGACCCGTCTACCATCTGAACCGAATCCATCGCCGCGCCTGTCGACAGCAAATATGTATGAGACATCCATGGGCGACTTACAAGTAACCCCAGTCCAAGCACCAGCAAGACACTCGCAGCTATCGATATGCGATACCGTGATAGATACAGTGGTCGTACCTTACTCTCTTCATGATCGATGGTCGTGTGGATTTGCCTCCATATCTTTTGGCTTACCTCCTCTTTTCCTCCTAGAACCTGATCATCCCATTCATCTCCCCCTCGACGGCTTGTCGCAAAATCGTCCAATAGGTTTTCTTCTTCTCGGGTCGTCTTTTGGCGGAGATACTTGTCCACGAGTACAGCCAATATGTGAGTCCTCTTCTTCATCTTCAATTACTTGTTCGTAGGAGAGTACCCAAGCACTAGGGATCGTACTATCGCGCCGTGTTACGAATAGATCAAGGAATCGTTACCAAAAGAAGAGCCCTAGCAAGAGTAGCATGAGGTCATTGAGATCGAGACGAAGCTGCTTCAAGGCAGATGTCAATTGATTCTTAACAGTCTGTTTGGAAATCTTCATTTCGACGGCAATCTGCTCGATACTCAGGTCGTGCAGTTTGTTCATCAGAAATATCTCCTTGCGTTTTTCAGGCAACTGGTTGATGAAGGTAAAAATAGACTGAGACAATTCTGAATCTGCAGCTGATATGGGATTCTCTACCACGAACTCTTCGAACTGGCTCTCGAGTACTTCTCTAGAAAACTTCTGATTTCGGTAGTGTTTGAACACTTGGTACTTGACCGCTTGAAACAAATAGGTATCCAAAGCAGTGATCTCAAGATGGTCCAATTTGTGCCATAGTCCAACAAATACATCTTGGATGATGTTTTGGGCAAGCTCACGATCTGCTGACATTCTGAAAGCATAGAGATACAACTGCTCCCAGTACTTCCGATAGATCGTGTCAAAAGCACGTCTACCGTCCTTTTTCAATAAATCCAGAAGTTCGGCATCACTCGGGTAGCTCATGGCTAGGGTATCACTGTTGCATTGATTTTCCCTAGCAAGTTATCCTCACTATGCTTCTATTCATTTAAGACAAAATTATTTTATTATGAATTCGATACGTCACTGTATCAGTGGCTAGAACTGGTCGTAATACGCTTGGAGCCGTTGGTCCTTTTCCTCTGCTTTGATCTCATCAAGCATCTGATCAACCCCTTCGACATCCGACATGAGCAGTAGCCCCTGAAAGGCCGACAGCCTGGCGATGTAGCTGGCATGCTCACGGGCTATGTCATTGTATATCTTGACGGCCTCTGCTTTGCGTGCTTCTGGTGCATCGACCAATTTTTCGGCATAGCTCTGCAGCAGATAGTACAAGGCCTCCTCATCAATGTGACCAAATTTACCGACGTACCAATCGTAGGAAGCATCGTCGGTTTGCAGATTGTAATACTCCGACATAGCCAAAAGGATGTTGATGTTGTCTTCGGCCGAAAATGCTTTCAACTGGGCAGAAGTCAGCGTTTCTCCGTTTTCGACCCAACTCGCCAGTGCCACACTCTGCACCAGATAAGACGGGTCATCAAGTGACTGTTGGATCTTGTCTCGGTGCTCCTCGAAATCATCCTCTGCCAAATAACGCAACGCATAGCTTCTCACCTTCGAGGATTCATTTTGACTCGCCTCATCGATGAGTTCTGCATATTTTTTGGGCTTGACCTCATGGGCAATCATATAATCGAGTGCGCTCTGCTGAATCGCATAAAACGGGTCTTGCAACGCAGCA
The DNA window shown above is from Reichenbachiella sp. 5M10 and carries:
- a CDS encoding FecR family protein, which produces MKKRTHILAVLVDKYLRQKTTREEENLLDDFATSRRGGDEWDDQVLGGKEEVSQKIWRQIHTTIDHEESKVRPLYLSRYRISIAASVLLVLGLGLLVSRPWMSHTYLLSTGAAMDSVQMVDGSMIYLGAHSTLSYTSDYNETSRAITLKRGNAFFDVTKNPDKPFVIRSGAIETTVLGTSFNIEMEQEHYRVSVRTGKVRVASATAAVNLLPNQEAYFAKSTQHLDMRPISSPVLTQWFERDLALTKVSLEEVLAVLEYKFGVKSQVAHREVLDTQVTLHIPEGATLDQVIVQLNYITNNLKIEMHGEKITIE
- a CDS encoding RNA polymerase sigma factor, with the translated sequence MSYPSDAELLDLLKKDGRRAFDTIYRKYWEQLYLYAFRMSADRELAQNIIQDVFVGLWHKLDHLEITALDTYLFQAVKYQVFKHYRNQKFSREVLESQFEEFVVENPISAADSELSQSIFTFINQLPEKRKEIFLMNKLHDLSIEQIAVEMKISKQTVKNQLTSALKQLRLDLNDLMLLLLGLFFW